The following coding sequences are from one Capsicum annuum cultivar UCD-10X-F1 chromosome 3, UCD10Xv1.1, whole genome shotgun sequence window:
- the LOC107858885 gene encoding pentatricopeptide repeat-containing protein At4g25270, chloroplastic — protein sequence MSLILHQNIPVSMNFRWPNYICAKSTCPVTFSYTNEHTKNSKRRRISLQKSGQTHLAGNEKIQPKTKLEALETVITKLELTVKNGTDIYDPQIFASLLETCFQLQAIDHGIRVHHLIPEKLLRKNVGISSKLIRLYAFSGQTQKAHQLFDKMPKRNASAFPWNSIISGYAEKGMFEDALAMYFQMVEGGVEPDCYTFPRALKACGGVGLIHVGEEVHRHVIRSGFGSNGFILNALVDMYSKCGDIVKARKLFDQIGTKDLVSWNSMLIGYMRHELITKALNLFRLMIRDGTEPDSVSISVLLAARLPFSIGKQIHGWVLRRGANQELSIVNSLVDFYADQQKLKQVRWLFEHMHERDVISWNSVISAHSKHPEALLYFEELVKSGDLPDSVTFVSLLSTCAHLGKLEDAERLFRIMKERYDISPRMEHYGCMVNLYGRLGFIDKAFDFVMKRMESEAGPTVWGALLYACYRHGNVKIGEVAAQHLFELEPDNEHNFELLMKIYKNAGLIEDVKRIKIMMVERGLDTSIPYKSR from the coding sequence ATGTCTTTAATATTGCACCAAAACATTCCCGTCAGCATGAATTTCAGATGGCCAAATTATATCTGTGCAAAATCCACATGCCCAGTTACTTTCTCCTATACAAATGAACATACAAAAAATAGTAAACGCCGCCGCATCAGTCTTCAAAAATCAGGCCAAACTCATCTGGCTGGTAATGAAAAAATCCAACCCAAAACCAAACTCGAAGCACTTGAAACTGTCATCACTAAATTAGAACTCACCGTGAAAAATGGCACTGATATTTACGACCCACAAATCTTTGCTTCCCTTTTAGAAACATGCTTTCAATTGCAAGCAATTGATCACGGTATCCGTGTTCATCACCTCATTCCTGAGAAACTTTTACGTAAGAACGTCGGCATTTCATCGAAGCTGATTAGACTTTATGCATTCAGTGGACAGACTCAGAAAGCCCATCAactgttcgataaaatgcctaagagaaatGCGTCGGCATTTCCTTGGAATTCGATTATTTCAGGATATGCTGAGAAGGGTATGTTTGAAGATGCGTTAGCTATGTATTTTCAAATGGTGGAAGGGGGTGTGGAGCCCGATTGTTACACTTTCCCGCGTGCATTGAAGGCTTGTGGAGGTGTTGGGTTGATTCATGTAGGAGAGGAAGTTCATCGACACGTGATTCGTAGTGGTTTTGGAAGTAATGGGTTTATTCTAAATGCACTTGTTGATATGTATTCAAAATGTGGTGATATTGTTAAGGCTCGAAAGCTCTTTGATCAAATTGGGACAAAGGATTTGGTTTCGTGGAATTCAATGCTCATTGGATACATGAGGCACGAGCTCATAACTAAGGCGTTAAACTTGTTTCGTCTTATGATACGTGATGGAACAGAACCTGACTCTGTATCTATATCAGTATTACTTGCGGCTAGATTACCTTTCTCAATTGGGAAGCAAATTCATGGATGGGTTCTTCGTCGAGGGGCTAATCAAGAATTGTCCATTGTTAACTCATTGGTCGATTTCTATGCAGACCAACAAAAGCTGAAGCAAGTGAGATGGTTGTTTGAACATATGCATGAACGAGATGTCATATCGTGGAATTCAGTCATTTCAGCTCACTCTAAGCATCCTGAAGCCCTGCTGTACTTTGAGGAGCTGGTGAAATCTGGTGACCTACCAGATAGTGTCACATTTGTGTCGTTGTTGTCGACGTGTGCTCATTTAGGGAAACTAGAGGACGCGGAGAGGTTGTTTAGAATTATGAAGGAGAGGTATGATATTAGCCCAAGGATGGAACATTATGGTTGTATGGTGAATCTATATGGGAGACTAGGATTTATAGACAAAGCTTTTGATTTTGTAATGAAGAGAATGGAATCCGAAGCTGGACCAACAGTTTGGGGTGCACTGTTATATGCTTGCTACAGACATGGTAATGTCAAAATAGGAGAGGTAGCGGCGCAACATTTGTTCGAGTTGGAGCCAGATAATGAGCATAATTTTGAGCTTTTGATGAAAATTTATAAGAATGCTGGTCTAATAGAGGATGTAAAGAGAATAAAGATAATGATGGTAGAACGAGGATTAGATACTTCAATACCATACAAAAGTCGTTGA
- the LOC107858886 gene encoding uncharacterized protein LOC107858886, with protein sequence MAQCQWQPNFRTLLKKDVSWKCRGLEVSINRGRGLCNWRKRLQKPQCSSSSFPVSSTTARKLDQVGLKLEGKQRGECLVNDNYGWKVRRMIETEQEMRKVAAVQAEAFHQPLFFFDDLFFEFFQAEVFSGLLYRLKNSPPDRYACLVVEASNDTPEVEKDIVGVVDATVYRHNDVLQYLPGATEYIYISGIAVLNKFRRQKVATALLNACDVLARFWGFKYLALQAYEDDFGARQLYTNAGYKVVSSDAPWKTKWIGRRRRVVMVKQVSNEITYFH encoded by the exons atggcACAATGCCAATGGCAACCCAACTTCCGCACATTATTAAAGAAAGATGTTTCATGGAAATGCAGAGGCCTAGAAGTTTCAATAAATAGAGGCAGAGGACTTTGTAATTGGAGAAAAAGATTACAGAAACCACAATGTAGCAGCAGTTCTTTTCCAGTTTCATCAACAACAGCAAGGAAATTAGATCAAGTGGGGTTGAAGTTAGAGGGAAAACAAAGAGGAGAATGTTTAGTGAATGATAATTATGGATGGAAAGTGAGAAGAATGATTGAGACTGAACAAGAAATGAGGAAAGTTGCTGCTGTTCAagctgaagcatttcatcaacctcttttcttctttgatgatttgTTCTTTGAATTCTTTCAG GCTGAAGTATTTTCAGGACTTCTTTACAGACTGAAGAATTCTCCACCAGACAG GTATGCATGTTTAGTTGTGGAGGCCTCAAATGACACTCCTGAGGTAGAAAAAGATATTGTAGGAGTCGTTGATGCTACAGTGTATAGACATAATGATGTTCTTCAGTACCTTCCAGGAGCAACAGAATATATCTACATTTCTGGAATCGCTGTATTGAACAAATTCAG GAGGCAGAAAGTTGCGACTGCTTTGCTTAATGCATGTGATGTTCTTGCAAGATTTTGGGGTTTTAAGTATCTAGCCCTACAGGCTTATGAGGATGATTTTGGTGCTCGACAATTGTATACAAATGCGGGTTATAAAGTAGTTTCAAGTGATGCTCCATGGAAGACAAAGTGGATTGGTCGAAGAAGACGAGTTGTTATGGTTAAACAGGTCTCAAATGAAATAACTTACTTCCATTGA